In Chitinivibrionales bacterium, a single window of DNA contains:
- a CDS encoding DUF2321 domain-containing protein, protein MPVFNIVKSRYSDSNGPEWDETLVYENGHIINSLKNQYPANNKKFCEKCGCPALDNCDKRNQPIRENRIGVASGYIRPAFCHNCGNPFKWTQIKIETAIEIASNAERIDETDKEIIKKPFLK, encoded by the coding sequence ATGCCAGTGTTCAACATAGTAAAAAGTAGGTATTCTGATTCTAATGGTCCTGAATGGGATGAAACCTTAGTATACGAGAACGGCCACATAATAAATTCGCTCAAAAACCAATATCCTGCCAATAATAAAAAATTCTGCGAAAAGTGCGGCTGTCCAGCATTGGATAATTGTGATAAGCGCAATCAACCAATTCGAGAAAATAGAATAGGCGTTGCTAGTGGATACATTCGCCCTGCCTTCTGCCATAATTGTGGCAATCCTTTTAAATGGACGCAAATCAAGATCGAAACTGCCATTGAGATAGCTTCTAATGCTGAACGGATTGATGAAACAGATAAAGAAATTATTAAAAAACCCTTCCTGAAATAA